Proteins found in one Dermacentor silvarum isolate Dsil-2018 chromosome 8, BIME_Dsil_1.4, whole genome shotgun sequence genomic segment:
- the LOC119461541 gene encoding glutathione peroxidase-like, giving the protein MLALLALAMVHAATALVAEPRPRKVDCDKREAGNKSVYDFSISELAGGRELSLAQYRGHVLLLVNVATYURLTYTYTELNALQKNFGAMNFTVIGFPCNQFGKEEPGNNSEILNGIRYVRPGNNFTPNFPLVEKVAVNGITEHPLFTFLKSRCPSPVSGFQPKEMLFYAPQDSSDIRWNFEKFLIGRNGTPLRRYESDFLPLSMVRDIVEAITHQNAPPMPRQSHH; this is encoded by the exons ATGCTAGCGCTACTCGCCCTGGCGATGGTGCACGCAGCCACGGCGTTGGTCGCGGAACCGCGGCCACGCAAGGTCGATTGCGACAAGCGCGAGGCCGGCAACAAGTCCGTGTACGACTTCAGTATCTCCGAGCTCGCTGGGGGACGCGAATTGAGCCTGGCTCAGTACCGAGGCCACGTCCTGCTGCTGGTGAACGTGGCCACCTACTGAAGGCTAACCTACACCTACACGGAACTGAATGCACTGCAGAAGAATTTCGGGGCCATGAATTTCACCGTGATTGGCTTTCCCTGCAACCAGTTTGGCAAG GAAGAGCCGGGAAATAATTCGGAAATTCTGAACGGCATCCGTTACGTGCGGCCGGGTAATAACTTTACGCCCAATTTTCCTCTGGTGGAGAAGGTGGCAGTGAACGGTATCACAGAGCATCCGCTGTTCACTTTCCTGAAG AGTCGCTGTCCGTCACCGGTCTCTGGGTTTCAGCCGAAGGAGATGCTCTTCTACGCACCCCAGGACAGCAGTGATATTCGTTGGAACTTCGAGAAATTCCTAATCGGTCGCAACGGAACTCCACTTCGCCGATATGAGTCGGACTTCCTCCCACTCAGTATGGTCCGCGACATTGTCGAAGCAATCACGCACCAAAATGCACCACCGATGCCACGGCAATCTCACCACTAA